The following proteins come from a genomic window of Micromonospora echinofusca:
- a CDS encoding DUF5709 domain-containing protein, which translates to MRDDEYPTPVSDPEAEGLPDTADDDSTANDDVLTGREADGPEPAQLPGDRTPVAVDRFGTTAEEQLDGESLDYKLDRERYERPADDPLAGPVDPDIAAEADSEEAAAQAQLDADVLDPGPTSDPKSPVSLYDHGQLGSVADAEVGRLVEPDEGAHTDQETDSVAYDAGSAGGGASAEELAIHETRPPHSV; encoded by the coding sequence ATGCGCGACGACGAGTACCCGACCCCCGTGTCCGACCCCGAGGCGGAGGGCCTGCCCGACACCGCCGACGACGACTCGACCGCCAACGACGACGTCCTGACCGGGCGCGAGGCGGACGGCCCGGAGCCGGCCCAGCTGCCGGGCGACCGGACGCCGGTCGCGGTGGACCGGTTCGGGACCACCGCCGAGGAGCAGCTCGACGGCGAGTCGCTCGACTACAAGCTCGACCGGGAGCGGTACGAACGCCCCGCCGACGATCCGCTGGCCGGCCCCGTCGACCCGGACATCGCCGCCGAGGCCGACAGCGAGGAGGCCGCGGCCCAGGCCCAGCTCGACGCGGACGTGCTCGACCCCGGCCCCACCTCCGACCCGAAGTCGCCGGTCTCCCTCTACGACCACGGCCAGCTCGGCAGCGTCGCCGACGCCGAGGTCGGCCGGCTCGTCGAACCGGACGAGGGGGCACACACCGACCAGGAGACCGACTCGGTGGCGTACGACGCCGGTTCGGCCGGCGGCGGCGCGAGCGCCGAGGAGCTGGCCATCCACGAGACGCGCCCACCGCACTCGGTCTGA
- a CDS encoding ATP-binding protein: MATDARCQVKADESSGVLRVTGVLDHSATDAVRDGLLAHLCERPGAVVADLTDLRVTDPTARDVFTQVRREVRHWPAADLLLCDPTGAVEGVPAWPTLDGAMAGLAAAPLAAVVEADLPPVVGAARQARQLVAEGCGAWGLPELVEPACIAVTEMVNNVVAHARTPMTVRLAPRDDHLHLAVRDHSSRQPTFTGTAPPDVAGGRGLLLIDTVARSWGSSRVPDGKVVWCVLHVADEAGEHG, encoded by the coding sequence ATGGCGACCGACGCGCGCTGTCAGGTGAAGGCCGACGAGTCCTCCGGGGTGCTCCGGGTGACCGGTGTGCTCGACCACTCCGCCACGGACGCCGTGCGCGACGGCCTGCTCGCCCACCTCTGCGAACGGCCCGGCGCGGTCGTGGCGGACCTCACCGACCTGCGGGTGACCGACCCGACGGCCCGGGACGTCTTCACGCAGGTACGCCGGGAGGTGCGCCACTGGCCCGCCGCCGACCTGCTGCTCTGCGATCCGACCGGCGCCGTCGAGGGGGTGCCGGCATGGCCGACCCTGGACGGGGCGATGGCCGGGCTGGCCGCCGCGCCGCTGGCCGCGGTGGTCGAGGCCGACCTGCCGCCCGTCGTCGGGGCCGCCCGGCAGGCCCGGCAGCTCGTGGCGGAGGGCTGCGGAGCCTGGGGCCTGCCCGAGCTGGTCGAACCGGCGTGCATCGCCGTCACCGAGATGGTGAACAACGTCGTCGCCCACGCGCGCACCCCGATGACGGTCCGCCTGGCGCCCCGGGACGACCACCTGCACCTGGCGGTACGCGACCACTCGTCGCGGCAGCCGACGTTCACCGGGACGGCCCCGCCGGACGTCGCGGGCGGGCGCGGCCTGCTGCTGATCGACACCGTGGCCCGCAGCTGGGGCAGCAGCCGGGTGCCGGACGGCAAGGTCGTCTGGTGCGTGCTGCACGTGGCCGACGAGGCCGGCGAGCACGGCTGA
- a CDS encoding SDR family oxidoreductase, with product MPLTRSLADATVVLTGASSGIGTATAYALARRGTAVVLAARSEAALEEVAQRCRELGGRALVVPTDVTDPAAVERLAARAVAEFGRIDGWINNAAVGAVGLFDEIPVEEFRRVLEVNLLGAAYGTRAALPQLSAAGGGVLVNNASVLAEVAMPYQSAYNAAKHGIRGLADTVRQEMRVTGRGDISICTVLPATIDTPFFRHAANHSGRELVPPPPVYPPEVVAETIVRLLRRPRREAYAGGAARLIGLQWRLAPALAERVLGWYTHRTQFGPAPRPESAGNVFRPDAAAQREGGWHGRRRHLVRMTAAFGLAAAGTAVGTVAAMTRRARTDR from the coding sequence ATGCCTCTGACCCGCAGCCTCGCCGACGCCACCGTCGTGCTCACCGGTGCCTCCAGCGGCATCGGTACGGCCACCGCGTACGCCCTCGCCCGGCGCGGCACCGCCGTCGTGCTGGCCGCCCGGAGCGAGGCGGCGCTGGAGGAGGTGGCCCAGCGGTGCCGGGAACTGGGCGGGCGGGCGCTGGTCGTGCCGACCGACGTGACCGACCCGGCGGCCGTCGAGCGCCTCGCCGCCCGTGCCGTCGCCGAGTTCGGGCGGATCGACGGCTGGATCAACAACGCCGCCGTCGGCGCGGTCGGGCTCTTCGACGAGATCCCGGTGGAGGAGTTCCGGCGGGTGCTGGAGGTGAACCTGCTCGGCGCCGCGTACGGCACCCGGGCCGCCCTGCCCCAGCTGAGCGCGGCGGGGGGCGGCGTACTGGTCAACAACGCGTCGGTGCTGGCCGAGGTGGCGATGCCCTACCAGTCGGCGTACAACGCCGCGAAGCACGGCATCCGCGGGCTGGCCGACACGGTCCGGCAGGAGATGCGGGTCACCGGGCGCGGCGACATCTCCATCTGCACGGTGCTGCCGGCCACCATCGACACCCCGTTCTTCCGGCACGCCGCCAACCACAGCGGCCGGGAACTGGTGCCGCCGCCCCCGGTCTACCCGCCGGAGGTGGTGGCCGAGACGATCGTCCGGCTGCTGCGCCGCCCCCGGCGCGAGGCGTACGCCGGCGGGGCCGCCCGGCTGATCGGCCTCCAGTGGCGGCTGGCCCCGGCGCTCGCCGAGCGGGTCCTCGGCTGGTACACGCACCGCACCCAGTTCGGGCCCGCCCCGCGACCGGAGAGCGCCGGCAACGTCTTCCGCCCCGACGCGGCGGCACAGCGCGAGGGCGGCTGGCACGGCCGGCGGCGGCACCTGGTCCGGATGACCGCCGCCTTCGGGCTGGCGGCGGCGGGAACCGCCGTCGGGACGGTGGCCGCGATGACCCGCCGGGCGCGGACGGACCGCTGA
- a CDS encoding glycosyltransferase translates to MRVGLVCAHAGPPRGTDGLTVGTHQHIARVAAELAARGHDVRVYERRDDPDLPETATVDGYRVERVPVGPAAPLPTAELVPYVSAFGAWLADRWVGDWHPEVVHGHYWVGGLAAAHAVRETDIPVVQTFHSLGVEQLRHLGRMYDGPGERIPLERALTRAVDIAVAQCTDEVDELTRMGLQRSSVAMVPAGVDTAQFHPDGEAAPRDRRARILSVGGLSAGHGQEDLIRAMRLVGDAELVIAGGPPAGQLASHAEARRLRELAERSGVAEQVKLVGAVPHEQMATWYRSADVVACTPHYSSAGRVSLEAMACGVPVVGYSMGGIADAVVDEVTGRLVPPGDVRTLGVTLRRLLSDNAGRFAYGHAAVDRVRCSYTWERTAGALERLYERVVSRRKPVEAA, encoded by the coding sequence ATGCGCGTCGGCCTCGTCTGCGCGCACGCCGGCCCGCCCAGGGGCACCGACGGCCTGACCGTCGGTACCCACCAGCACATCGCCCGGGTCGCCGCCGAACTCGCCGCGCGGGGCCACGACGTCCGGGTGTACGAACGCCGCGACGACCCCGACCTGCCGGAGACGGCGACGGTCGACGGTTACCGGGTGGAGCGGGTCCCGGTCGGCCCGGCCGCCCCGCTGCCCACCGCCGAGCTGGTGCCGTACGTGTCCGCGTTCGGCGCCTGGCTGGCCGACCGGTGGGTGGGCGACTGGCACCCCGAGGTGGTCCACGGGCACTACTGGGTCGGCGGGCTGGCCGCCGCGCACGCGGTCCGCGAGACCGACATCCCGGTGGTGCAGACCTTCCACTCCCTGGGCGTCGAGCAGCTGCGCCACCTCGGCCGGATGTACGACGGCCCGGGGGAGCGGATCCCGCTGGAGCGCGCGCTGACCCGGGCGGTGGACATCGCGGTCGCCCAGTGCACCGACGAGGTCGACGAGCTGACCAGGATGGGACTGCAACGCAGCTCCGTGGCGATGGTGCCGGCCGGCGTCGACACCGCGCAGTTCCACCCCGACGGCGAGGCCGCCCCCCGCGACCGGCGGGCCCGGATCCTCTCCGTCGGCGGGCTCTCGGCCGGGCACGGCCAGGAGGACCTGATCCGGGCCATGCGGCTGGTCGGCGACGCCGAACTCGTGATCGCCGGCGGCCCGCCCGCCGGGCAGCTCGCCAGCCACGCCGAGGCCCGCCGGTTGCGCGAGTTGGCCGAGCGCAGCGGGGTGGCCGAGCAGGTGAAGCTGGTGGGCGCGGTGCCGCACGAGCAGATGGCCACCTGGTACCGCTCGGCGGACGTGGTCGCCTGCACGCCGCACTACTCCTCCGCCGGCCGGGTGTCGCTGGAGGCGATGGCCTGCGGGGTGCCGGTGGTGGGCTACTCCATGGGCGGCATCGCCGACGCGGTGGTCGACGAGGTCACCGGCCGGCTGGTGCCGCCGGGCGACGTCCGCACGCTGGGCGTGACGCTGCGCCGGCTGCTCTCCGACAACGCCGGGCGGTTCGCGTACGGGCACGCCGCCGTCGACCGGGTGCGGTGCAGCTACACCTGGGAGCGGACGGCCGGCGCGCTGGAGCGCCTCTACGAGCGGGTGGTGAGCCGGCGCAAGCCGGTCGAGGCGGCCTGA